Proteins co-encoded in one Setaria viridis chromosome 9, Setaria_viridis_v4.0, whole genome shotgun sequence genomic window:
- the LOC117837133 gene encoding uncharacterized protein, with product MAVVTAAGAVTVAACAAAAVLALTSPSSYDEARRGGATVAEAGDAVLQPAPSRECAVCLSELPAGAAEERSGPDGPAVRALPACGHAFHADCIGRWLPLRPECPLCRRPVLLADGQQAAARPAAALATAAAPAWARPARIACGFGDGRVVWTRSPSARQ from the coding sequence ATGGCCGTCGTCACCGCCGCGGGCGCCGTGACCGTGGCcgcctgcgcggcggcggccgttcTGGCCCtcacgtcgccgtcgtcgtacGACGAGgcgcggaggggcggcgccactgtggcggaggcgggggacgCGGTTTTGCAGCCGGCCCCGTCGCGCGAGTGCGCGGTGTGCCTGTCCGAGCTGCCGGCtggagcggcggaggagcgcTCCGGCCCCGACGGGCCGGCGGTGCGGGCGCTGCCGGCGTGCGGCCACGCGTTCCACGCGGACTGCATTGGCAGGTGGCTGCCGCTGCGCCCCGAGTGCCCGCTCTGCCGCCGCCCCGTGCTGCTCGCTGACGGACAACAAGCTGCCGCGAGGCCCGCTGCGGCattggcgacggcggcggcgcctgcttgggcgcggccggcgaggattGCGTGCGGCTTCGGCGACGGGAGGGTGGTGTGGACGCGCAGTCCGTCCGCCAGGCAGTAA